A stretch of the Vitreoscilla filiformis genome encodes the following:
- a CDS encoding PspA/IM30 family protein — protein MSETLKNRVGRVMTGSVHAWLDRLEDQAPEAMMEQSIREAAAVVDEVRHELGQVAARRHLAQQQHANLNTQHSTLADHIELALTQGREDLARAAVARQLDIEAQLPVLEATLAEQTQQETELQGYVAALLAKQREMQEALLAFRQSRAASSTAGTAGGGASAASAGARAEQRMAHVTGAFNRVYTRQTGVAGTSTSAPLNQGAQLRQLEDLVRDHQIAERLAQLKAGRS, from the coding sequence ATGTCCGAAACCCTGAAAAACCGCGTCGGTCGCGTGATGACCGGCAGTGTGCATGCCTGGCTGGATCGCCTGGAAGATCAGGCCCCCGAGGCCATGATGGAGCAGTCCATCCGCGAAGCCGCCGCCGTGGTGGACGAGGTACGGCACGAGTTGGGCCAAGTGGCTGCACGCCGCCATCTGGCGCAACAGCAACATGCCAACCTCAACACCCAGCACAGCACCCTGGCGGATCACATCGAACTGGCCCTGACCCAAGGCCGCGAGGATTTGGCCCGGGCCGCCGTGGCGCGTCAGTTGGACATCGAGGCGCAATTGCCCGTGCTGGAGGCCACGCTGGCCGAGCAAACCCAGCAGGAAACGGAGTTGCAAGGTTACGTCGCAGCCCTGCTGGCCAAACAGCGTGAAATGCAAGAGGCACTGCTGGCGTTTCGGCAAAGCCGGGCGGCGTCAAGCACCGCAGGCACGGCGGGCGGTGGTGCTTCGGCGGCCAGCGCGGGGGCGCGGGCCGAGCAGCGCATGGCCCATGTCACGGGGGCCTTCAACCGTGTTTACACCCGGCAAACCGGCGTGGCGGGCACCAGTACGTCCGCCCCGTTGAACCAAGGAGCGCAGTTGCGCCAATTGGAAGACCTGGTGCGTGATCACCAAATCGCCGAACGCCTGGCGCAACTCAAAGCGGGGCGCTCATGA
- a CDS encoding beta strand repeat-containing protein, which produces MADFNGTSGNDNLTGTSGDDSLRGLEGDDSLVGGSGNDILRGGVGNDTLVGGAGNDTYYVDSLLDVVTELSGEGTDLVYSSVSHTLGANLENLTLTGSVGLAGTGNSLNNVITGNTGNSTLSGLAGNDTLISSTGTDTLIGGTGDDAYTINNSADVVVEDAAAGTDTVTTSISYTLSDNVENLVLAVGGLSGTGNALANAITGSSGNNTVYGLAGNDVLDGGDGNDSLVGDADNDTLNGSAGADTLRGGTGNDSLTGGIGNDSVIGGDGNDVLNGSAGVDTLVGSLGNDTYYVDSATDVTVESLDSGTDGVVSSAAAYTLSDNVENLVLAVGGQSGTGNGLANVITGSTGNNTMFGLAGSDTLDGGAGNDSLQGGDGTDSLSGAAGDDTLIGGAGADTLDGGAGNDSLLGETENDTLYGAAGADTLHGGKGSDSLVGGDGNDSLSGGADDDTLDGSAGTDTLVGSTGNDTYYVDSATDVITEALNEGTDSVISTATAYTLAVNVEKLTLSGTANLSGTGNALDNTFFGNVGDNTLVGNDGHDTFHAGAGADYMVGGNGNDSYAVDQLGDTVIEAAGANTGTDTVLATISYTLGSNFENLVLGTGSNLSAVGNSSNNAITGNETNNFIDGKAGSDTLTGGAGDDTYAVDASGDVVIENASEGTDQVNSSVSYTLGANIENVTLTGTSNLNVTGNTGNNVITGNSGANLLSGGTGTDVFTGGAGHDTYVVDSADDVVTEDLNAGTDQINTSVNYTLSANVERLLVLGTVGLLGTGNALDNHLTGASGNDTLLGGDGSDTLLGLTGNDVLRGGDGDDFYRVDAAGDSVVEAAAEGTDTIQASVSYTLGDNIENLTLIGTENVNATGNELVNILKGNVGNNLLDGDVGADAMAGGDGNDTYVVDDVGDTTSELAGGGTDEVQVSMDWTLASQVENLVLRGTNLVGTGNELNNVITGDAGSDTLDGGTGADTLVGGGGNDSYVVNSSTDSVTEAASSGNDTVSASVSYTLGANIENLLLSGSSDLNGTGNADGNLIRGTSSSNLLDGAAGADTLEGGDGDDTYVVDHASDTVTEALDAGTDEVHASLDWTLSANVENLLLTGSTDIDGTGNALDNLITGNTAGNLLDGGSAGDDTLVGGTGNDTYVAGTGNVTIIEWAGEGTDWVQSAASYTLAATLENLTLTGTSTIDGTGNAANNIIQGNSAANRLDGLKGNDTLTGGAGNDTYHVDSAGDVITENTNEGTDWVEAEFNYTLSSNLENLTLVDNGYNLSGTGNDLNNSITGNGADNWLDGGVGQDSLVGGVGHDTYVIDDVGDVITEEVSEGTDEVRSAINYTLGTNLENLTLTGTGNLTGTGNTQGNVITGNTGNNTLDGGTGNDSFAGGVGNDVYIVDAALDVISELGGEGTDEARSSVSYTLAAQVENLVLTGTGNINGTGNTQANSITGNAGDNSLNGVSGADALTGGDGNDTYVVNSADDVVTEVLDEGTDLVESSVDWTLGANLEDLVLTGTGDIDGTGNALDNAIDGNSGDNSLDGAAGQDSLVGGAGNDTYVVDDAADEVTENASEGTDEVQSSVSYTLGAELENLTLTGTANIDGIGNTLDNIIIGNAGNNALDGDTGADSLAGGAGNDTYTVNSSTDVVTEAAASGQDLVNSSVSWALGENFEDLTLTGTDNINGTGNALNNVITGNTGNNSLSGGVGIDSLLGGDGNDTYVVDEAGDTLTETAGTDEVQSSVSWTLAADFENLVLTGTANINGTGNTSGNEIDGNSGNNSLDGAAGADSLAGGAGNDTYVVDNVGDGVTENLDAGTDEVKSSVDYTLGANVENLTLTGADNINGTGNALNNIIVGNTGNNALNGDIGADSLAGGGGNDTYTVNSSTDVVTEAVTSGQDLVNSSVSWTLGDNVEDLTLTGTDNINGTGNALNNVITGNTGNNSLSGGVGIDSLLGGDGNDTYVVDNAGDTLTETVGTDEVQSSVNWTLAADFENLVLTGTANINGTGNTGGNRIDGNSGNNSLDGAAGADSLAGGAGNDTYVVDDAGDGVTENLDAGTDEVKSSIAYTLGANVENLTLTGADNINGTGNVLNNIIVGNTGNNALNGDSGADSLAGGAGNDTYTVNSSTDVVTEAVTSGQDLVNSSVSWTLGDNVEDLTLTGTDNINGTGNALNNVITGNTGHNILTGGAGTDTLDGGTGNDTYIVDGGETVTEASGAGTDQVTSTVTWTLAANVENLVLYGANAAGDSAINGFGNTLNNEIIGNGAANYLDGGSGADTLKGRLGNDTYVVDSTGDTLVEGNTLGGTDLVLASVTWALGTNFENLTLTGTADINGAGNSVNNVVTGNTGDNKLSGAAGNDTVVGGDGDDTLQGGTGTDALDGGVGNDVIYTGTAGGDNAADVLVFGEGDGNDTVYAYANSEGAADAIGLDSTVSVNELVVSRSGDDLVLGLTSTSDTLNVKNFFSYSASDEFTVGTIGFATDSTATLTYQDILAQSLIGTGGDDVLIGYATDDEIIGNAGNDTLHGNGGADTLTGGEDNDAIYSGTVSEVDNESDTIVYAVGDGDDIIYTYASSLATADVIQLGAGITAANLSASQDGLDLVLDIGGTGTLTIDGFFEQKQVGAYTVGSIELDDGTTLAVADILALIGDTAVPIV; this is translated from the coding sequence ATGGCAGACTTCAACGGCACGTCCGGCAATGACAACCTGACAGGCACCTCTGGCGATGACTCCCTTCGGGGTTTGGAGGGCGATGACTCGCTCGTCGGCGGTTCTGGCAACGACATCCTGCGCGGGGGGGTCGGGAATGACACCTTGGTGGGTGGAGCCGGCAATGACACGTACTACGTCGACTCTCTGCTGGACGTCGTCACCGAGCTGTCAGGTGAAGGAACCGACCTCGTTTATTCCAGCGTTAGCCATACGCTTGGCGCCAACCTTGAAAACCTGACGCTCACCGGTTCGGTCGGTTTGGCCGGCACCGGCAACAGCCTGAACAACGTCATCACGGGCAACACGGGCAACAGCACGCTGTCGGGTTTGGCGGGCAATGACACGCTGATCAGCAGCACCGGCACTGACACGCTCATCGGTGGTACAGGTGACGACGCCTACACCATCAACAACAGCGCCGATGTGGTGGTGGAAGATGCTGCGGCAGGCACGGACACCGTGACCACCAGCATCAGCTACACCCTGTCAGACAACGTTGAGAACTTGGTATTGGCCGTTGGTGGTTTGTCTGGCACCGGCAATGCGCTGGCCAACGCCATCACCGGCAGCTCCGGCAACAACACCGTGTACGGCCTAGCAGGCAACGACGTGCTGGATGGCGGTGACGGCAATGACTCGCTGGTGGGGGACGCTGACAACGACACCCTGAACGGCTCCGCCGGTGCTGACACCCTGCGCGGCGGGACGGGCAATGACTCCCTCACCGGCGGCATTGGCAACGACTCCGTTATCGGTGGGGACGGCAATGATGTGCTGAATGGTTCTGCGGGCGTCGATACCCTGGTGGGTAGTCTCGGTAATGACACATACTATGTGGACAGTGCCACCGACGTTACCGTAGAGTCCCTGGACAGTGGCACCGATGGCGTGGTCTCCTCCGCTGCGGCGTACACGCTGTCTGACAATGTTGAAAACTTGGTGCTGGCCGTTGGCGGCCAGTCTGGTACAGGCAACGGCCTGGCCAACGTCATCACGGGCAGCACAGGCAACAACACCATGTTTGGCCTGGCAGGCAGCGATACGCTGGATGGCGGAGCCGGCAATGATTCTTTGCAGGGCGGGGATGGCACCGACAGTTTGTCGGGTGCGGCCGGTGACGATACGCTGATCGGCGGAGCTGGTGCTGACACGCTGGATGGCGGTGCTGGTAATGACTCTTTGCTCGGGGAAACTGAGAACGACACGCTGTACGGTGCTGCTGGCGCCGATACCCTGCACGGGGGCAAAGGGAGTGACTCGTTGGTCGGCGGTGATGGCAACGACTCCCTCTCGGGCGGTGCCGATGATGACACGCTGGACGGCTCTGCCGGTACCGACACCCTGGTGGGTAGCACGGGCAATGACACGTACTACGTCGATAGTGCCACTGACGTCATCACAGAAGCCCTGAACGAAGGCACTGACAGTGTGATCTCGACCGCAACGGCGTACACCCTGGCGGTCAACGTCGAGAAGCTCACCCTGTCGGGCACTGCTAACCTGTCGGGCACGGGCAACGCACTGGACAACACTTTCTTCGGCAACGTCGGTGACAACACGCTGGTGGGTAACGACGGCCATGACACCTTCCACGCCGGCGCTGGTGCCGACTACATGGTAGGCGGCAACGGCAATGACAGCTATGCGGTCGATCAGCTCGGAGACACCGTCATTGAGGCCGCCGGTGCGAACACGGGCACTGACACGGTTCTCGCCACCATCAGCTACACGTTGGGCAGCAACTTCGAAAATCTGGTGCTCGGTACCGGCTCGAACTTGTCGGCGGTTGGCAACAGCTCGAACAATGCCATCACTGGCAACGAAACCAACAACTTCATTGATGGCAAGGCGGGTAGCGACACCCTCACCGGCGGTGCAGGCGATGACACGTATGCGGTCGATGCCTCGGGGGATGTGGTCATCGAAAATGCGAGCGAAGGCACTGACCAAGTGAACTCGTCGGTGTCCTACACCCTGGGCGCCAACATCGAAAACGTGACCCTCACTGGCACGAGCAACCTGAACGTTACCGGAAACACCGGGAACAACGTCATCACGGGCAACTCGGGGGCCAACTTGTTGTCGGGTGGCACTGGCACCGACGTGTTCACAGGTGGTGCAGGTCATGACACCTATGTGGTGGACTCGGCCGATGACGTGGTCACGGAAGACCTCAATGCGGGTACGGATCAGATCAACACTTCGGTGAATTACACGTTGTCCGCCAACGTGGAAAGGCTGCTGGTACTGGGCACTGTCGGCCTGTTGGGAACTGGGAACGCACTGGATAACCACCTCACCGGTGCCTCGGGCAACGATACCCTCCTGGGTGGTGACGGCAGCGACACCCTGCTTGGTTTGACAGGCAATGATGTCTTGCGTGGTGGCGATGGTGATGACTTCTACCGGGTCGATGCTGCTGGGGACAGCGTCGTCGAAGCGGCTGCCGAAGGCACCGACACGATTCAAGCAAGCGTGTCCTACACACTCGGCGACAACATCGAAAACCTGACGCTCATCGGGACCGAGAACGTGAATGCTACCGGCAATGAGCTGGTCAACATTCTGAAGGGCAACGTAGGGAACAACCTGCTGGACGGCGATGTAGGTGCCGATGCCATGGCAGGTGGGGACGGCAATGACACCTACGTGGTCGACGATGTCGGCGATACCACCAGTGAACTGGCCGGTGGTGGCACAGATGAGGTGCAGGTCTCCATGGATTGGACGCTGGCCAGCCAAGTCGAGAACTTGGTGCTGCGCGGGACCAATTTGGTCGGCACCGGGAACGAACTGAACAACGTGATCACGGGTGATGCCGGCAGTGACACCCTGGACGGTGGCACGGGCGCAGACACCCTGGTGGGCGGTGGTGGCAATGACTCTTACGTGGTCAACTCCAGCACAGACTCGGTGACCGAAGCGGCTAGCAGTGGAAATGACACGGTATCTGCCTCTGTCAGCTACACCCTGGGAGCCAACATCGAAAACCTGCTGCTGAGCGGCTCTTCGGATCTGAACGGCACGGGGAACGCGGATGGCAACCTGATTCGAGGCACCAGCAGCTCCAACTTGCTGGATGGCGCGGCCGGTGCGGATACGCTGGAAGGTGGCGATGGGGATGACACCTACGTTGTAGACCACGCAAGTGACACCGTCACTGAGGCCCTGGACGCTGGCACCGATGAGGTGCACGCTTCACTCGACTGGACACTGTCTGCCAATGTGGAAAATCTGCTCCTGACGGGCAGCACCGACATTGATGGCACAGGCAATGCTCTGGACAACCTGATCACTGGCAACACGGCTGGCAACCTGCTGGACGGCGGTAGCGCAGGCGATGACACTTTGGTGGGCGGTACCGGCAACGACACCTACGTCGCTGGCACGGGCAACGTGACCATCATTGAATGGGCGGGAGAAGGCACCGACTGGGTGCAATCCGCCGCGTCCTACACCCTGGCCGCCACCCTGGAGAACCTTACGCTCACGGGCACCAGCACCATTGATGGCACCGGTAACGCTGCCAACAACATCATTCAAGGCAACAGTGCAGCCAACCGCTTGGATGGTTTGAAGGGCAATGACACCCTGACGGGCGGTGCCGGTAACGACACTTACCATGTCGATTCGGCTGGTGATGTCATCACGGAAAATACGAACGAGGGGACTGACTGGGTCGAAGCTGAATTCAACTACACCCTGAGCAGCAACCTGGAAAACCTGACCCTGGTGGACAACGGGTACAACCTGTCCGGCACGGGGAATGACCTGAACAACAGCATCACCGGCAATGGTGCTGACAACTGGCTGGATGGTGGCGTTGGCCAAGACTCCCTGGTTGGCGGTGTCGGTCACGACACCTATGTGATCGATGACGTTGGTGATGTGATCACCGAAGAGGTCAGCGAAGGCACTGACGAAGTGCGATCGGCCATCAACTACACCCTGGGCACCAATCTGGAAAACCTGACCTTGACGGGGACAGGTAACCTCACCGGGACGGGCAACACGCAGGGCAACGTCATCACCGGTAACACGGGCAACAACACGCTGGATGGCGGTACGGGGAATGACTCCTTCGCTGGGGGCGTGGGCAATGATGTGTACATCGTTGACGCGGCGTTGGACGTCATCAGCGAGCTGGGTGGTGAGGGTACCGATGAGGCCCGGTCTTCGGTGTCTTACACCTTGGCTGCACAGGTCGAGAACCTGGTGTTGACCGGCACGGGCAACATCAACGGCACGGGCAACACCCAAGCCAACAGCATCACCGGCAACGCAGGCGATAACAGCCTGAACGGTGTGTCCGGCGCCGACGCGCTGACCGGTGGTGACGGTAACGACACCTACGTGGTCAACTCGGCCGATGATGTGGTCACGGAAGTGCTTGACGAGGGCACTGATTTGGTCGAGTCGTCGGTGGATTGGACGCTGGGTGCCAACTTGGAAGATCTGGTGCTGACTGGCACGGGTGACATCGATGGCACCGGCAACGCGCTTGACAATGCGATCGATGGCAACAGCGGCGACAACTCCCTGGATGGGGCTGCGGGCCAAGACAGCTTGGTCGGCGGCGCCGGTAACGACACTTATGTGGTCGATGATGCCGCAGACGAAGTCACTGAAAACGCAAGCGAAGGCACCGATGAAGTGCAATCGAGCGTTAGCTACACCCTGGGTGCCGAGCTGGAAAACCTGACCCTGACGGGCACGGCCAACATCGACGGCATCGGTAACACGCTGGACAACATCATCATCGGCAATGCCGGTAACAACGCACTGGATGGCGACACTGGTGCCGACTCGCTGGCGGGTGGTGCTGGCAATGACACCTACACGGTCAACTCGTCCACCGACGTGGTCACGGAAGCGGCTGCCAGCGGTCAAGACTTGGTCAACTCGTCGGTCAGCTGGGCGTTGGGCGAGAACTTTGAAGACCTGACCCTGACAGGCACGGACAACATCAACGGAACGGGCAACGCGCTGAACAACGTCATCACGGGCAACACGGGTAACAACTCGCTGTCTGGTGGTGTCGGTATCGATTCGCTGCTGGGTGGTGATGGCAATGACACCTATGTCGTGGACGAGGCTGGCGACACGCTGACCGAAACGGCGGGTACGGACGAGGTTCAATCCTCGGTGAGCTGGACACTGGCCGCAGATTTCGAAAACCTGGTGCTGACCGGTACGGCCAATATCAACGGCACCGGCAATACTAGCGGTAACGAAATCGACGGCAACAGCGGTAACAACTCCCTGGACGGCGCAGCCGGCGCAGACAGTTTGGCGGGCGGTGCAGGCAACGACACCTACGTCGTTGACAATGTGGGCGATGGCGTCACCGAAAACCTGGATGCAGGTACCGACGAAGTCAAGTCGTCGGTTGACTACACCCTGGGTGCCAACGTTGAAAACCTGACCCTGACGGGCGCGGACAACATCAACGGCACGGGCAACGCGCTGAACAACATCATCGTCGGCAACACTGGCAACAACGCACTGAATGGCGACATCGGTGCCGACTCGCTGGCGGGTGGTGGTGGCAATGACACCTACACGGTCAACTCGTCCACCGACGTGGTCACGGAAGCGGTTACCAGCGGCCAAGACCTCGTCAACTCGTCGGTCAGCTGGACGCTGGGCGATAACGTTGAAGACCTGACCCTGACGGGTACGGACAATATCAACGGCACGGGCAACGCGCTGAACAACGTCATCACGGGTAACACGGGTAACAACTCGCTGTCTGGTGGTGTCGGTATCGATTCGCTGTTGGGTGGCGATGGCAATGACACCTATGTCGTGGACAACGCTGGCGACACGCTGACCGAAACGGTGGGTACGGACGAGGTTCAATCCTCGGTGAACTGGACACTGGCCGCAGATTTCGAAAACCTGGTGCTGACCGGTACGGCCAATATCAACGGCACCGGCAATACTGGCGGTAACAGAATCGACGGCAACAGCGGTAACAACTCCCTGGACGGCGCAGCCGGCGCAGACAGTTTGGCGGGCGGTGCAGGCAACGACACCTACGTCGTTGACGATGCGGGCGATGGCGTCACCGAAAACCTGGATGCAGGTACCGACGAAGTCAAGTCGTCGATCGCCTACACCTTGGGTGCCAACGTTGAAAACCTGACCCTGACGGGCGCGGACAACATCAACGGCACGGGCAACGTGCTGAACAACATCATCGTCGGCAACACCGGCAACAACGCACTGAATGGCGACTCCGGTGCCGACTCGCTGGCGGGTGGTGCTGGCAATGACACCTACACGGTCAACTCGTCCACCGACGTGGTCACGGAAGCGGTTACCAGCGGCCAAGACCTCGTCAACTCGTCGGTCAGCTGGACGCTGGGCGATAACGTTGAAGACCTGACCCTGACGGGTACGGACAATATCAACGGCACGGGCAACGCGCTGAACAACGTCATCACGGGCAACACGGGTCACAACATCCTGACCGGTGGTGCAGGTACCGACACGCTGGACGGCGGCACGGGCAACGACACCTACATCGTGGACGGCGGTGAAACGGTCACCGAAGCCAGCGGTGCGGGTACGGATCAGGTCACCTCGACCGTGACGTGGACGTTGGCCGCCAATGTGGAAAATTTGGTTTTGTATGGAGCCAATGCCGCAGGGGACAGCGCCATCAATGGGTTTGGCAACACGCTGAACAACGAAATCATCGGTAACGGTGCAGCGAACTACCTGGACGGTGGTTCAGGTGCTGATACCCTGAAGGGTCGCTTGGGCAACGACACCTACGTGGTTGACTCGACTGGGGATACTCTGGTTGAAGGTAACACCTTGGGTGGCACCGATTTGGTTCTGGCATCCGTGACCTGGGCGCTGGGCACCAACTTCGAGAACCTGACGCTGACGGGAACGGCTGACATCAACGGCGCCGGCAACAGCGTGAACAACGTTGTGACGGGCAACACTGGTGACAACAAGCTGAGCGGGGCTGCTGGTAACGACACCGTTGTCGGCGGTGATGGCGATGACACCCTCCAAGGTGGCACTGGCACCGACGCTCTGGACGGTGGCGTTGGCAACGATGTCATCTACACCGGCACGGCCGGTGGGGACAACGCTGCGGACGTGCTGGTCTTCGGCGAAGGCGATGGCAATGACACGGTCTACGCTTACGCTAATTCCGAGGGGGCAGCCGATGCCATCGGCCTCGATAGCACGGTGAGTGTCAACGAATTGGTGGTGTCGCGCAGCGGCGACGATCTGGTGCTGGGCCTGACCTCTACGTCCGACACGCTGAACGTGAAGAACTTCTTCAGCTACAGCGCATCGGATGAGTTCACGGTGGGCACCATTGGGTTCGCGACCGATTCGACCGCCACCTTGACCTATCAAGACATCCTGGCCCAATCGTTGATCGGTACGGGCGGTGACGATGTCCTGATCGGCTACGCCACCGACGACGAAATCATCGGCAACGCTGGCAACGACACGCTGCATGGCAACGGTGGCGCCGACACCCTCACCGGTGGCGAAGACAACGATGCCATCTACTCTGGCACGGTGTCTGAAGTTGACAACGAGTCCGACACCATCGTTTACGCGGTCGGTGACGGCGATGACATCATCTACACCTACGCCAGCTCCTTGGCGACGGCAGATGTCATCCAGTTGGGCGCGGGCATCACGGCGGCGAACCTGTCGGCCAGCCAAGATGGTCTCGATCTGGTGCTCGACATCGGTGGCACCGGCACGTTGACCATCGACGGCTTCTTCGAACAGAAGCAGGTGGGGGCCTACACGGTGGGCAGCATTGAGCTGGATGACGGTACGACCTTGGCCGTGGCCGACATCTTGGCGCTGATCGGCGATACCGCTGTTCCGATCGTGTGA
- a CDS encoding flotillin family protein, with amino-acid sequence MESLLHLLVLAGVALVALLAIGLVFARLYKRATKETAFVRTGLGGQKVIMDGGAIVLPVFHERVLVNMNTLKLEVERHQRESLITRDRMRVDVTAAFFVRVQQTQEAVSIAAQTLGVRTMSPEELKSLVEDKFVDALRATAATMSIQELQDKRRDFVQAVQNAVAEDLEKNGLELEAVSLTSLDQTDKQFFNPNNAFDAEGLTRLTEQTEARRKQRNDVEQDTEVLVRTKNLEASRQKLTIEKDQEFASLTQQREIEVAKAEQAAQIASQQAERSREAEAVKIEASRQVSQKRIEAEREIRAAEIEKNLAIQTREIELERKTETLRAEQRKQVEIARQEMQIAIATKSREQSEADAVANLARAEAAKAEEAVTTARQVAVAERDKNIQLIEAAKEAEQSAIAVKVSAAAEKEAAIDRAEALTIEARARQAAALAEAEGKRAINEAQNTLSAAQIDLQVRTLLLQQLPHILEQAVRPMEKIDSIRIFQVNGLPGAAGTTGESATAHGATFPEQVMNSALQYQLAKPIVDAVMKDAGLANEGITGVAQALSEMLPSPRGQN; translated from the coding sequence ATGGAGTCCTTGTTGCATTTGCTGGTGCTGGCCGGCGTGGCCTTGGTGGCTTTGTTGGCCATTGGTTTGGTGTTCGCACGGCTGTACAAACGGGCCACCAAGGAGACCGCGTTCGTCCGAACGGGGTTGGGTGGGCAGAAAGTGATCATGGACGGCGGCGCCATCGTGCTGCCGGTGTTCCATGAGCGTGTGCTGGTCAACATGAACACGCTCAAACTGGAAGTGGAACGCCACCAACGCGAAAGCCTGATCACACGCGACCGCATGCGCGTGGACGTGACAGCGGCGTTTTTTGTGCGCGTTCAACAAACCCAGGAAGCGGTGAGCATTGCCGCGCAGACCTTGGGCGTTCGCACCATGAGCCCGGAGGAGCTGAAGTCTTTGGTGGAAGACAAGTTCGTGGATGCCTTGCGGGCCACAGCCGCCACCATGAGCATCCAAGAATTGCAAGACAAACGCCGCGATTTCGTCCAAGCGGTGCAAAACGCCGTGGCTGAGGATTTGGAAAAGAACGGGCTGGAGCTGGAAGCCGTGTCCCTCACCAGCTTGGATCAAACCGACAAGCAATTCTTCAACCCCAACAACGCCTTCGATGCCGAAGGCTTGACGCGCCTGACCGAGCAAACCGAAGCCCGGCGCAAGCAGCGCAACGATGTCGAGCAAGACACCGAAGTGCTGGTGCGTACCAAGAACTTGGAAGCCTCGCGCCAAAAGCTCACGATCGAGAAGGATCAGGAATTTGCCTCGCTGACGCAGCAGCGCGAGATTGAAGTGGCCAAGGCCGAGCAGGCCGCGCAGATCGCATCGCAACAAGCCGAGCGCAGCCGTGAGGCCGAAGCCGTGAAGATCGAGGCCAGCCGGCAAGTGAGTCAAAAGCGCATCGAAGCTGAGCGGGAGATTCGCGCAGCAGAAATTGAGAAAAACCTGGCCATCCAAACCCGGGAAATTGAGCTGGAGCGCAAAACCGAAACATTGCGTGCTGAACAGCGTAAGCAAGTGGAAATCGCTCGGCAGGAGATGCAAATCGCCATTGCCACCAAGTCCCGCGAGCAATCGGAAGCCGATGCGGTGGCCAACTTGGCCCGCGCCGAAGCCGCCAAGGCCGAAGAAGCCGTGACCACGGCACGCCAAGTGGCCGTCGCCGAGCGGGACAAGAACATTCAACTGATCGAGGCGGCTAAAGAGGCCGAGCAAAGCGCGATTGCCGTCAAAGTCTCGGCCGCAGCGGAGAAAGAAGCCGCGATCGACCGGGCCGAAGCACTCACCATTGAGGCGCGGGCGCGCCAAGCAGCGGCGCTGGCGGAAGCCGAGGGCAAGCGGGCCATCAACGAGGCTCAGAACACGCTGTCGGCGGCGCAGATCGATTTGCAGGTGCGCACCCTGCTGTTGCAGCAACTGCCCCACATCTTGGAACAGGCCGTGCGACCGATGGAGAAGATCGACTCGATTCGGATTTTCCAAGTCAACGGTCTGCCAGGCGCAGCGGGTACCACAGGCGAAAGCGCCACCGCCCACGGTGCGACGTTTCCCGAACAGGTGATGAATTCCGCGTTGCAGTACCAACTGGCCAAGCCGATCGTGGATGCGGTGATGAAGGATGCGGGCTTGGCTAACGAAGGTATCACTGGAGTGGCACAGGCGCTGTCCGAAATGCTGCCGTCACCACGCGGTCAAAATTGA
- a CDS encoding YqiJ family protein, with product MNLFTAPETWPFGVGFALIVGLALIEGLGMLIALSPSSVVDHWLPDFHADSALDQWLGWLHVGKVPALVLLLLFLTGYTVFGYSLQLVAQGLWGAYLPAWLAGTLAVPAGLATVRSLGALIAHIIPRDESSAVSDQTLLGRVGVISGGIARRGLAAQARVRDSLGRTHYLMVEPDLEADVFEEGTQVLIVRKVGAFYRCIANPHPGLM from the coding sequence ATGAACCTGTTCACCGCCCCAGAGACATGGCCGTTCGGCGTGGGGTTTGCGCTCATCGTCGGACTGGCGCTGATTGAAGGGTTGGGCATGCTCATCGCCCTCAGCCCCAGCAGCGTGGTGGATCACTGGCTGCCTGACTTCCATGCGGACAGCGCCCTGGATCAATGGCTGGGCTGGTTGCACGTCGGCAAAGTACCGGCGCTGGTGCTGCTGTTGCTGTTCCTGACCGGCTACACCGTGTTCGGTTACAGCCTGCAACTGGTGGCACAGGGCTTGTGGGGCGCTTATCTGCCCGCATGGCTGGCCGGGACGCTGGCCGTGCCCGCCGGGCTGGCGACGGTGCGCAGCCTGGGGGCCTTGATCGCCCACATCATCCCGCGTGATGAAAGCAGCGCCGTCAGTGACCAAACTTTGTTGGGACGGGTGGGGGTGATCAGCGGCGGCATTGCCCGGCGCGGCCTGGCCGCCCAAGCCCGTGTGCGCGACAGCCTGGGCCGCACCCACTACTTGATGGTCGAGCCCGACCTGGAAGCCGATGTATTTGAAGAAGGCACGCAAGTGCTGATCGTGCGCAAAGTCGGCGCGTTTTACCGTTGCATCGCCAACCCCCATCCGGGTCTGATGTGA